Genomic DNA from Pseudomonas sp. CCC3.1:
GCAGCGAATCGAGGTCGTTCCAGCCGTCCAGAGCGCGGGTCATGAGGATGGCCCGACGCTCGCCCTGCACCTTGCGCTCACCAAAAAACACCGCTTCCAGCGCCGGAATGCCGAGCTGCTGGTAACGCTGAATATTGCGAAACTCACGGGCAAAGCTCGGCTCGCCGAACGGACTGTGCAAGGTGCGGGTCAGGTAGTTGCTCTGGCGCTTGAGGTAAAAACCCTGGCCTTCCACGTCCATGCGAAACACACTGCTCCAGCCACCCCGGCTGGTGTTGGGCTCATCGACCGCATCCAGTTGCAGGTTCCACAGGGCATCGAAATCAGACAATCCATTGCGTTCCAGTAAAGCCCGTTCGGCTCCTGCCAAAAAATCAGTCATTCCCGGCCCTCAAAAAAACGCACGATATGGCGGACTCGTTCTTTGTCCGCCGTGTTGAGCGCAGTGCGTCCGGTGTATTGAAAGTAAAACCGCAGACGCTGGGTCGCTGTCAGGTGGTACTTGGCCACTTTGTCGAGGCACGCCAGGTCTTTGGTGATGCGGTACTTGAGCCAGAACCCACGCCAGAAATCGCCGTTCGGGCAGTCGATCAAATACAGCTTGGCCTGATCGTCGATCAGCAAGTTACGCCACTTCAAGTCGTTATGGGTAAAACGATGGTCGTGCATGATCCGCGTGCAGCGCGCCAGTTGTCGGCTCACGCCGTCGACCCACGCCCGGTCTTTGAGCAGCGGATCGTTGTTGTCGGCCAACTCGGAAAGGTCGCGGGTGTTGGGCAGTTCACGGGTGATCAAGGCGCCCCGATCGTACGCCGCACCCCGTCGTTCAAGCCCCCAGGCAACCACTTCGGCAGTGGGAATGCCCCACTTGGCGAAGCGCTTGAGGTTCTGCCATTCAGACTTGACCCGTGGCCGCCCCACATAACGGCGCAAGCCTTTGCCCGCGCCGGTGTAGCGTTTGACGTAGTAATTGACCCCACCACGCTCAACGCGGATTACGTCCGATAACGGGTCGCGCGTCAGCGGTTCGCCCTGCAGGGCAAATACCGCATCCAAACTGCCAAAATCGGGGGCCAACGCACTGTAAGCAGGTTCCAGATTCCAACCCGCCATTACAAAGCATCTCCATAGCGCACTTTGCGCTCGTAGAGTTTTTGCGCTTTGCCTTCAAGCCAGGCCAGCAAGCGGGCTTCGTCACGCAGGATCTGGCGCAGCGGCATCTGGAAGTAACCACGCAAAAAGCGCAGTTTGTCGCGCGGGGTCAGGCCAATGTCCAGCGCCGAGAAGTACAGCGCGGCCAGGTCTTTGTTGCGCCAGCGCTTGCTGATCACGGCACGTGTCTGGGCGCGATGCAGGTCGATCACTGACAGGCGGAAGTCATCTGCCGTGACCGGTTTGTCGGTGTGCAGCAAAAAGTGGCAGATGTAGCAGTCGCGGTGGTTAACACCGGCGCGGTGCATCATGCCGACCATGCGCGCCACTTCAGCGATCAGTGCATGCTTGAGCGCGGGCTGCGGCGGCTCTTTGAGCCAGTTGATGCTGAAATCTTCGAGGCTGACAGTCGGCGCCAGTTCCTCGGTGATGATGAACGAGTGCTGCGCGGCCGGGTTACTGCCCTGTTCGCCATAGGCGACAGCCGTCATGGTCGGTACGCCGACGTCGTGCAAGCGATTGATCGCCTGCCATTCCTGGCCTGCGCCCAGCACCGGGAGTTTGGCCGTGAGCAGGTTTTTGAACACTTCACCCCAACCAATGCCACGGTGGATTTTTACAAAATAACCACGCCCCTCAACTTCCGTACGCAAGGTACGGCGGCCTTCAAGTTCGCGGTATACCTCGCCCTCCAGACGCTCGACTTCGGTGAACGCATCGCGTCCGGCCCACAAGCTTTTGAACGGTTCGGCAAGTATCAGTTTCATCAGTGTTGCTCCGCCAGAATCACATCCGCAGCATGCTGCGGCATGCTATA
This window encodes:
- a CDS encoding lipopolysaccharide kinase InaA family protein; this translates as MTDFLAGAERALLERNGLSDFDALWNLQLDAVDEPNTSRGGWSSVFRMDVEGQGFYLKRQSNYLTRTLHSPFGEPSFAREFRNIQRYQQLGIPALEAVFFGERKVQGERRAILMTRALDGWNDLDSLLEQWPQMTPEQQRAILHTCGQLARRLHAVRQVHGCFYPKHIFLQPDGAGYRAQLIDLEKTRPLLLGQRDRVKDIEPLLRRAQVWTADDVRTLLAAYLEQPVESGLVDAWFERLNVRRSHKESR
- the rfaP gene encoding lipopolysaccharide core heptose(I) kinase RfaP encodes the protein MKLILAEPFKSLWAGRDAFTEVERLEGEVYRELEGRRTLRTEVEGRGYFVKIHRGIGWGEVFKNLLTAKLPVLGAGQEWQAINRLHDVGVPTMTAVAYGEQGSNPAAQHSFIITEELAPTVSLEDFSINWLKEPPQPALKHALIAEVARMVGMMHRAGVNHRDCYICHFLLHTDKPVTADDFRLSVIDLHRAQTRAVISKRWRNKDLAALYFSALDIGLTPRDKLRFLRGYFQMPLRQILRDEARLLAWLEGKAQKLYERKVRYGDAL
- a CDS encoding lipopolysaccharide kinase InaA family protein; amino-acid sequence: MAGWNLEPAYSALAPDFGSLDAVFALQGEPLTRDPLSDVIRVERGGVNYYVKRYTGAGKGLRRYVGRPRVKSEWQNLKRFAKWGIPTAEVVAWGLERRGAAYDRGALITRELPNTRDLSELADNNDPLLKDRAWVDGVSRQLARCTRIMHDHRFTHNDLKWRNLLIDDQAKLYLIDCPNGDFWRGFWLKYRITKDLACLDKVAKYHLTATQRLRFYFQYTGRTALNTADKERVRHIVRFFEGRE